GCGAACGAGTTCGTCTGCCGCAGAGCAGTGGTCAAATCCACCTGGACGTAGCACGACTGCACGAGCGCGTGCAACAGGTAGCCTCCAACCGCCGCACTTTGTTTGCTGTTCCACTGCTTCTGGTCGTCGGTCAGGGTGCCGTCGCTGTGCAGCTGGGGAGTTGGCTCCATCACACCGGTCGCGGTATTGGACATGACACGCGCCTTCGATGCCCCTGAAAATGCCGATGCCGTAAGTGAGCTCAGACTCGCCGTTAACAATTTAGGGATGTCGAAAACGGTGCCGACGCCACGGCTTAAACCTCCCGTGGTAGCGTCGGAGGTGCTGGAGTGGGTGGTAACTGCAGTCTCGGGACTCCGGGGGACATCGAATTTGGGTTCCGATTTGGCATGCGCTTCAGGCGGCTTACTAGATGCCAGTTTTCGCGCATACATACGGCCTATTTCGTCGCCCAGGCGAATCGCCGCATGAGCCAGAAGCACCTGGTTCCCAGCGGTCTGTTGGGGCCGACGACGCAACAGACCGCCCCTTTGCCCTTTGGAGTTATACGCATATGCCGGGAAACACATCAGCTGGAGCGCGATGTTCACAGTAGCCCTCGCCAGCGTCTGGTCGTCTAGGTTCGACGGCAGCACCGAGTCGGTCAGCTTGAGCCTGTCCAGCTTTATGAACTCCGCTATGTCCTGCACCCACTGCTCGCACGTTTGGCTGAGAGCGGGCAGTTGCGATGGTTTCTCCAGCTCCATGAGGCTCGAAGCCTCCACACGGGCCGTTTCCAAAGCCTCGGCAAAACTTTGCCGTTCGATCAGAACCTGCCGCTTGTAGTTCACGTAGTTTGGACCAACGCAATCCACCCTAGCATCCTCACCCTCCGCAGCGCACTCCATCTTATCGCACGTATCCGCAGGTTGCTCCTTGGTGCCATTTAGCGCATTCTCAAGGGGCTCCACTGCCCGGTCAACGGGAGGGCGCTTGAGCAGCGGGAGGTGCTGGTGCCGATAGAGGGCCGCCTTTTGTGCCTCGATGAACTTGGGCGAAAACAGGTCCCTGAGGCACGAAGCACTGCGTACGTGCTCCTGCAGGTCATGCGGCGGCACATCGCAGAGCAGCAGCCCGTGCAACGAGGCGAACCTCTCTGCGTTGCGGAGTAGGTCAACGGTGGAGGGGTCGACATCTCGCATGTAACTCTGCCTGTTGGTCCTCAGCCAGCACACAATACTGGGTGTATGCGAGTCAAACGCCGCCTGGACGCGTCGAAGCAGTTCAGCCTGGTCCCTACATGACCTGTCTGCGATATGCAGCAGCTCAGCCGGAGCTGCGTCATCGGGTGCCGAAGCCGTATTCAGGCACCGTCTGGTGGAGAATACCGAACAAAGGCTCGATGAGTCCCTCTTAACGGCCGTTTGCTCCTGTCTTCCATCCGATAAAGGGGTGTACCGTCTCACGGATACGCCGTGGAGGAAGCGGCCGAGATTCGCCTCCAGCCATACCGAATACAGCCTGCCAGGCGGAGCCATCTTCCGTTAGATGGTCTTGCACGCTCGAGTCTTCCACATTGTTGCAACGGGGCGTTGCCTAGTGGGCGCAGAGGCGCCGTAGATGGCGTTGCTACGCCCCCATCGGGTTACACATCGGCATCTGCGCGCCTACTCGGCCATTCATTGTGGTCCGGATGAAGGTTACAGGCGCCATACGCAGGTCGAGGCTATTGAGGGCTCCCTCAATCGCCAGGACCTACTGCGAAAAGAGCTTCGGCGGTCTTGCGGCCACCGGGTCGGCGGCGAGAATCGGCGCGAATGGCGCCGCTAATTCCGCGCTCTGCCGCCACAGTGGCGCCATCCGCTCCTATGTAAATTTAGGCCGGGATTGGACGCCAGTGCGCAACCAGTACACGAAGTATCGTATCACAAAGCCGTGGACTGCAGACAGCACCTACGACGACATCTTCCTCGCGCAGCCCTCCCGGGAGGACCTCTACGCGTTTTCCAAGGAGCTGCCCGTCTTCCTCAAGTTCCTGAAGCTGCTCACGAAGGCGCAGAACCGCAAAGAGGCGTTCGTGGAGTTTGCGAAGCGGTAGGTTATCCCTCTACGCGCTGGGTGGTGTGTGATCTATGCGTGGATATAAAGCGTCTGTCAAGTGGTGTACCATTAGATATCGATCGTTGTGTGTATTCGCATATACCTATCGCATTGTACGGGTTGTTGCGTTGTCATTGTTAAAGGGGTGTTGGCCGTTCAGCATTTCTAGCGCTGCTCCAGATGACTGCATTATTCTCCATGTAGTGCCACAATGTTACCTGAAGTTCTGTGCGATGCCATTTGTTGTCATATCCATGTATTAAGCGTGGATGGGCACCCATTACCCGCTTTTATCTGTGCTGTTACTGCATGCCGTGATTTGGATGCTTgcaactccacatcgctgtgCAGGTGCGAGAATGGACTTGTTGTCGAAAAGGACGTGTACGTTACCAAGGCTGAGCTTCTGGACTGCATGTGGCGCAATGGCTACTCGGAGGGCGAGATCGATGCCATCAAGTTGGGGTTCCCCGATGACTACCGCTTCCACTACCCCGAGCTGGCCGTGACCTTCGACCTCACGGAGGAGGATTGCTACGCCTACTGCATGAGGCAAAGGGCTGCTAACCCTGAGGAGCTCATAGAGCTGAAACTGAAAAAGCCGCAAAACCTCATCTCGAGCTATGGTCTCATCTTTCTGGGATGCTGGTTCGGGTTGAGCAACGCGGTGTTGGGAAACGCCTGGTTCTTCGCGAAGACGCTGCCATTCGGAGCTGTTTTCTACATGCTGGCGGCATACTTCCAGTAGGTGCTCACCTGACGCTCCTCATGTGTTCCAGGAAAACGCTGAAGGAAATGGCCTGGAAGGAAGAAAACGCCCTCATAGACAAGGCGAAGGAGGAGAAGGAATACTGTGAAAACGCGATCTACAGCCAACTGACCAGTTAGTTTATGCCAGCCCAGCAACTGACCCTCGGCCAGAATACATGGACACCTCGAGGTGCGCGGACTACGTCGACAAATTCAAGGAAGAGGTTGCCAACCGCATGAAGGAGTACAGAATCGCGCTCCTACAGCACATGAAGAGCGAGTCTGCGCGCGTCATGAACGAACGGCTGCAGAGCATGCTCTTGCAGGAGAACGCCATGGCCCGCTCGGTGCAGCGGATCATGGTCGACGAGCTCATGGCAGTTTTCCGCGAGACTTTCGCCAAGAACTCCAGGCTTCAGGACGCTGCAATCAacgccgccatcgccgaagTTGCGAGTGAAACTGTAAAACGTGACCCGGTTTCCAccttcttcaacgacgGACTGGCGTCCTTCCGCAGCGTATGTTACGCACTGGCAATGTTCATTTCGCGCTCAGGACAAGCCGTCCGAGATTGTGAAGCGTTGCACCGCCGCATTCGAGGCGCGCGAGAAGGAGTTTTTGGACGCGTTCAGCATCGGAGAAGCCGAGGCCGCGGAGGTCGGCGCCCTGGCCAAGCAGTGCCAGGACGGCAACGGCATGGACCTCACGCGCCTCTCCgaggagcagctgcagcgcgcgCAAAAGCTATTCGACACATTCAACCACAGGTACGCGATAAGTAGTGCTTCTCAAATGATTCAGATTTGGTTACTACGTGCCCCGCGTCCCAGGCACCGTGGGTGCCATGGCGAAGGAGGGTGAGGCCTTCATCGACGAGGTCAACAAGGAGGTGGGTGTGTATGTTACAACGCTACATCTTGCGCAGGTGAGCCAGTGCGCCCAGGAAGTCGCTCGAGCGCGTCTCGGAGCGTTTTTGCGCGCATTCGCCTAGGCCGGGCATCAACCCGAGCTCACTCGGCGGAAGTTGATAAGGCGCGAAAAAACCATGTGCAAGCATATAAACGTTGCAACGTATAGCACAAACAGTGGGAACCTCCTGAACGAGTCCGCGAGCTTAAATTTGTAGCACCACAGCGTCGCCACAACCATAATCCATGCGGACGTGCTCCATTTCCACAGGTCCCTCTTCGGGGCTGTACACTGTTTGGGCGACAGCATGCCGCAAACACACCTGATTCCGCCTCCGGTTCAAGAGTGTCCGGCTTGGTGATGAACACCGTCAGAACCAGCTTCTCGCCGGCCTTGTAGCCGCGCAGCCCGCTGGGGACAGTGTCATCGGAGAGCGGACGTCCACCGTGGATGATACGGATCTTGTGGTCTGAAACTGTACGCAAAACGGAACACTGGGCCTACGGTTGGTGATGTCCTCCGCGAACAGACGCTCCTTGACCGAGGAGATGGGCTCCTGGTGGTCGAGCTCGACCTCTGCGAACGTTTGGAAGCTGGCAGCAGCGAAAGCTCACCCTCGACCGACTGGTCACTGTCAAACCTGTTTATCAAAAGCCTCGTTGTAACATTAGTCATAATGGCGCATAGTTGTACGAAGTCACGCTGACGCGCGCTGACCGCCGTTGGCAATGACGGATCGGATGTGGAAGCAGATAGATGCTAGCTGAAAGTATTGCAGACCGCCTGTAGGATAGTTAAAAAAATGTGAGACACACCGACCTTGCAGAAGCGCAAAATCCCTGCCCGACAACTCGATTGTGATCATGGCCTTTTGGACATCGCTCAATGTCTCGCAGTTCACGACGTATTCGGCGAGCTGCGGTAGACTGTTATTTCACAAAAATGCAGCCGCACCTGTTGGAAGATGGCAGCTATTTCCCAGCCGTCGTGGACTATCTGCTTGCAGATGGCCTCCACCTGCGAGCGGTGAGGCACGCGTACACCGCACAAACCTCGTTAGTCGGCGCCATACACGCGGTGAAGATGTCTTCTACGATGTGGCGGGGCGGGTAGCCGGACACATTGCGAACGGCGTCCTCCGTGACCTTGCTGTAGAGGCTAGCCGTTGACTGGACGCCGATGAAACCGTGCGTGCCGCACACCTATCTCACCTGAAGCAGTGTTACACTGCGACGCATATCACCCTGCGATACGCGCGTGAGGAAGTCCAGCGCCGCGTCGTCGCACTCCAGCTGCTCAGACTGGCAGATGAACCTGAGCCGCTCCACTTGAGCTTCCTGTACGATGGGCTTGAAGTGGAAAGCCGAGCAACGGCTGTATATGGGCCCGATGATCTTGTGGAGGTAGTTGCATATCAATATGAACCGCGATATGTTCGAGAAGTTCTCGATAACACGCCTCAGCGCAGCCTGCGCATCCGGGGTGATCATGTCGGCTTCGTCCAAGATGATAATCTTGAAGTTAGGCATCACCCTGCAGAACCATTAACAGGCAATTCCTCACCGCCCACCTCCCGGTCTCTGGGTTAATGCGATTGTTTGAAATGTTCAGACGGGTGTAGGTCTTAATACGCTCCCGAACAACGCTGATGCCTGAGCCACATCTATCTACAGCAGACAGCCAAACACGCACCGCGCTCGTCCGACGCGTTCAGCTCCAGAACGCGCTCTTTCATCCCTTCGACGCTGAGCCACTGTCAACGTCACTGGGCGTTTGGCCTACCCGTAGATCTGACGCGCCATGGCCAGTGCAGCCGATGTCTTCCCCGTTCCAGGAGGGCCATGGAAGATCATGTGTGGCATCTATAGCTCCATGAGACCGCAAGTGCGGCAACAACTCACGTTGAAGGTCTCGACGATCTGCTGCATAGTCGCCACGGCATGGGTCTGGAAGACAACGTCCGCCAGCTTCGCTGGACGGTACTTCTCAACCCAGGGCGCGTTTTTCTTCATTTTATTGAAAATTGGCGGGAAATTGCAACACCGCGGTGTGCGTCAGAAAACCTGCGGCACAATGTGTGGAAGGCGCACAATCGACGTCGTTCACCCCGCAGTCAGTCTGCGATGTGGTCGCTTATGCTACATTTAGTTATATACGCGGTCTGTGCGGAGAATGTAAAGGACGAATTCCGTCGCTGCTCGCAGTTGAGCCCTCGTTCCCTGGGCATCGGACAGCACTGTCTGGCGGTATGTGTAGCCTGGGCGACCATTTACGCCCTTATTGCGACAGTAAACACAGATTTGCAGACATGTGAAGGGGTATGCAATCAAAGGGTGGCCATTCCCGGCACTATACGTTGGTTTGATGCGCGTGAATGTATACCAATGCTGCAGTGATGCGCGTGGATGACGTCGGTCCAATCCGCAGCGGTAAGCCGTATAACAGGGTTGCTTAACGTTCGCAGACTGCGGAAACGGAAAGCAACGGTATATGTGCATAAGTACTCCGGCCACCCCGCACGGTTTGTTAAAACAATACTGCAAGGAAACCGACTACAGGCTACCCGCTGTGTACCCTGCTCGACCCGGACTACTACAAGGACCCCTCTGCAGCCTGCTGGTACGTCACAGCTATGGCACATAGCACATCATCTCAGGACGGAATGCCTCCAGCGTAAATGCCCGGAGGGCATGGTTCCAAAGGACAGCCACCGCACAAACTTCGGTACGTTAGCACACGCCTCTACCCTGATGTCGCATTCTGAACCGACTCAGCCAGCACATCACGCTCAATACGGCTTCCACTGCCACGATGTATTCGTCTTATGATTTTCAACATTGACGCAGGTTGTTTCGATAGCAACTCGAGGGTACTGTGCGTACCGTGATCTCAGTTGTCCTTGCTCTGGGGCATGTTGATCCTCATGTGTGAGC
This genomic stretch from Babesia bigemina genome assembly Bbig001, chromosome : III harbors:
- a CDS encoding REPLICATION FACTOR C / DNA POLYMERASE III GAMMA-TAU SUBUNIT, putative, translating into MKKNAPWVEKYRPAKLADVVFQTHAVATMQQIVETFNMPHMIFHGPPGTGKTSAALAMARQIYGVEGMKERVLELNASDERGISVVRERIKTYTRLNISNNRINPETGRVMPNFKIIILDEADMITPDAQAALRRVIENFSNISRFILICNYLHKIIGPIYSRCSAFHFKPIVQEAQVERLRFICQSEQLECDDAALDFLTRVSQGDMRRSVTLLQSTASLYSKVTEDAVRNVSGYPPRHIVEDIFTACMAPTNEVEAICKQIVHDGWEIAAIFQQLAEYVVNCETLSDVQKAMITIELSGRDFALLQGGLQYFQLASICFHIRSVIANGGQRASA